Proteins encoded within one genomic window of Anopheles gambiae chromosome 3, idAnoGambNW_F1_1, whole genome shotgun sequence:
- the LOC1275499 gene encoding synaptotagmin-5 codes for MKSPPIASWFSQSDGVNPTQIAIYGSVSFLVVSLLGLLIYITCSKRYRLNWYEKNLLESAKEREAAQRGSHEGHITCPIAYNVDAVAGTSRYLNRAHGSPQARADHPPFWASQGLYRKSDSRGQLIDTSDEETTGEDSGDSACSSSRSVIAAPSGAVAIASTGKHVVLVTSSPAKPTTSMVATVAGGSRGSATGATASKVDTSQGTKIDMLDSASTCSTVSRDELGGEDARGAIHLTLSYDPAAGILNVKLVEAQDLQPQDFSGTADPYAKIRLLPDRNNMWQTRIHKKTLNPVFDEDFVFEVRSATIGRRTLEILLFDFDAYSRHVCIGGVQFPLAQVCLAERIDIWRPLLPYTEQDNKQDLGDLMVSLSYQPAAEKLTVVIIKARNLRVIDGTRNSSDPYVKVCLYNADGRRLKKRKTTVARNTTAPVYNEALTFDISRETLRDCSIEFQVLHDSLLGKNETLGRATVGSGPEFRQENRKFFDELFRTRAATAQWISLCELKLKSDTPSKKK; via the exons ATGAAGTCACCACCAATCGCCAGCTGGTTCAGCCAGTCGGATGGCGTAAATCCCACCCAGATAGCCATCTACGGTTCGGTATCGTTCCTGGTCGTGTCCCTGCTCGGGTTGCTAATTTACATCACCTGCTCGAAGCGGTACCGGCTCAACTGGTACGAAAAGAATCTGCTCGAGTCGGCCAAAGAGCGTGAGGCGGCCCAGCGCGGCAG CCACGAGGGACACATAACCTGCCCAATTGCGTACAACGTGGATGCGGTCGCCGGGACGTCACGCTACCTAAACCGAGCCCACGGCAGTCCACAGGCGCGTGCGGACCATCCCCCGTTCTGGGCGTCGCAGGGGCTTTACCGGAAGAGTGACAGCCGGGGCCAGTTGATTGACACATCGGATG aGGAAACGACCGGCGAGGACAGCGGAGATTCGGCGTGCAGCAGTAGTAGGTCAGTTATAGCGGCACCCAGCGGTGCGGTCGCCATTGCCAGCACCGGGAAGCATGTGGTGCTCGTTACGTCAAGCCCGGCCAAACCGACCACCTCGATGGTGGCTACGGTGGCCGGCGGAAGCCGCGGCAGTGCGACAGGAGCAACAGCAAGCAAGGTTGACACGAGCCAAGGCACCAAGATCGATATGCTAGACTCGGCCAGTACGTGCAGTACGGTGAGCCGGGACGAGCTGGGCGGTGAGGATGCACGCGGTGCGATCCATCTGACACTGAGCTACGATCCGGCGGCGGGCATCCTGAACGTGAAGCTGGTCGAG GCACAGGACCTGCAGCCGCAGGACTTCAGTGGGACGGCGGATCCGTACGCCAAGATAAGGCTACTGCCCGACCGGAACAATATGTGGCAGACGAGAATTCACAAGAAAACGCTCAACCCTG TGTTTGACGAGGACTTTGTGTTTGAGGTACGCTCCGCCACGATCGGCCGGCGAACGCTCGAGATACTCCTGTTCGACTTCGACGCATACTCGCGCCACGTGTGCATCGGTGGCGTACAGTTCCCGCTCGCCCAGGTGTGCCTGGCCGAGCGGATAGACATCTGGCGCCCGCTGCTACCGTACACCGAGCAGGACAACAAGCAGGACCTAGGCGATTTGATGGTTTCACTCTCCTACCAACCCGCAGCCGAGAAGCTCACGGTTGTCATCATAAAGGCGCGCAACCTGCGCGTCATCGACGGTACGCGCAACTCGTCCGATCCGTACGTGAAGGTGTGCCTGTACAATGCGGACGGCAGGCGGCTGAAGAAGCGCAAAACAACGGTAGCCCGCAATACGACCGCACCGGTGTACAACGAGGCCCTCACGTTCGACATCAGCCGCGAGACGCTGCGCGACTGTTCGATCGAGTTCCAGGTGCTGCACGACAGTTTGCTGGGCAAGAACGAAACCCTAGGCCGGGCGACGGTTGGCAGCGGGCCCGAGTTTCGGCAGGAAAATCGCAAGTTCTTCGACGAGCTGTTCCGTACGCGGGCCGCCACCGCCCAGTGGATATCGTTGTGCGAGCTAAAGCTCAAGTCGGACACGCCGTCGAAGAAGAAGTGA
- the LOC1275500 gene encoding cryptochrome-1 — MAKRETIVHWFRKGLRIHDNPALTVAVDKVRANPAKYCLRPIFVLDPGIRKWLRVGPNRWRFLQQTLANLDENLRSINSRLYVLRGNPVEVFPKLFADWNVSLLTYEHDIEPYAVKRDSTVEEQARKHRVEVHIEKSHTIFDPEGIVKKNGGKPPLTYQRYATLASACKIPQPLPVPQKLPAKETSPEADKEERKNPSCYDPPTMEELAIEEASMGQCKFPGGESEALRRMNEILSRKAWVCKFEKPNTSPNSLEPSTTVLSPYLKFGCLSVRLFYSRIAETIKGQKHSQPPVSLIGQVMWREFYYCVAAATPNYDKMVGNGICTQIDWDTNKDYLEAWTHGRTGYPFIDAIMRQLRQEGWIHHLARHAVACFLTRGDLWISWEEGQRVFEELLLDADWALNAGNWMWLSASAFFHQYFRVYSPVAFGKKTDPEGKFIKKYVPELARFPAGIIYEPWKANLETQKKLGCIIGKDYPMRIVVHEDISKVNIQRMSAAYKRNKAQKDGGTEQDDSVSSGSGGTPGKKRPSSTGSTAKGKAAPKKRKIEATIEKFLKKK, encoded by the exons ATGGCTAAACGTGAAACCATCGTGCACTGGTTCCGGAAAGGGCTACGAATCCACGACAATCCGGCCCTCACGGTGGCGGTAGACAAGGTGCGCGCGAATCCCGCCAAATACTGTTTGCGACCGATATTCGTGCTCGATCCGGGCATACGCAAATGGTTGCGTGTGGGACCAAATCGGTGGCGCTTTCTGCAGCAGACGTTGgctaatttggatgaaaatttaCGCTCCATCAACTCCCG ACTCTACGTTTTGCGGGGCAATCCGGTGGAAGTGTTTCCCAAACTGTTCGCCGACTGGAACGTTTCGCTGCTTACGTACGAACATGACATTGAGCCGTACGCCGTCAAGCGGGACAGCACCGTCGAAGAGCAGGCACGGAAGCACCGGGTGGAGGTTCACATTGAAAAGTCTCACACCATTTTTGATCCGGAAGGAATTGTGAAGAAGAATGGCGGCAAACCACCGCTTACCTACCAGCGGTACGCAACACTTGCTTCGGCTTGCAAAATACCCCAACCGCTGCCAGTGCCTCAGAAACTGCCAGCGAAAGAAACGTCCCCCGAAGCGGACAAGGAAGAACGCAAAAACCCTTCCTGTTACGATCCGCCAACGATGGAAGAGCTGGCCATCGAGGAAGCGTCGATGGGACAATGCAAATTCCCCGGCGGTGAATCGGAAGCCCTGCGCCGGATGAATGAGATCCTCAGCCGGAAGGCATGGGTGTGCAAATTCGAGAAACCGAACACATCGCCCAACTCCCTCGAACCATCGACCACGGTTCTGAGCCCGTACCTGAAGTTCGGCTGCCTGAGCGTGCGCCTCTTCTACAGCCGTATAGCGGAAACCATCAAGGGTCAGAAACACTCCCAACCGCCCGTCTCGCTGATCGGGCAGGTAATGTGGAGAGAGTTTTATTACTGCGTCGCGGCGGCGACACCCAACTACGACAAGATGGTGGGCAACGGCATCTGCACCCAGATCGATTGGGACACTAACAAGGACTACCTGGAAGCGTGGACGCATGGCCGGACGGGCTACCCGTTCATCGATGCCATCATGCGCCAGCTGCGCCAGGAAGGATGGATCCATCATCTGGCCCGGCATGCGGTCGCCTGCTTCCTTACGCGCGGTGACCTCTGGATATCGTGGGAAGAGGGACAGCGGGTGTTCGAAGAGCTACTGCTCGATGCCGACTGGGCGCTGAACGCGGGCAACTGGATGTGGCTGTCCGCGTCAGCGTTCTTTCATCAGTATTTTCGCGTGTACAGCCCGGTGGCGTTCGGCAAAAAGACCGACCCGGAGGGAAAGTTTATCAAAAAGTACGTGCCCGAGCTGGCCCGCTTTCCGGCCGGTATCATTTACGAGCCGTGGAAAGCGAATCTCGAGACGCAGAAGAAGCTCGGCTGCATCATTGGGAAGGATTATCCGATGCGGATAGTGGTGCACGAGGACATTTCCAAGGTGAACATTCAGCGCATGTCGGCCGCTTACAAGAGAAACAAGGCACAGAAGGATGGCGGAACGGAGCAAGACGATAGTGTGAGCTCGGGATCGGGTGGGACGCCCGGCAAAAAGCGACCATCGTCCACTGGATCAACCGCAAAGGGTAAAGCGGCACCGAAGAAGCGTAAAATTGAAGCAACTATTGAAAAGTTCTtgaaaaagaagtaa
- the LOC1275501 gene encoding serine/threonine-protein phosphatase 2A activator isoform X2 has protein sequence MAESGADGEPKREFVVPEKLIKSPMDMELWQMSECYYDLIGFISSMSVALQGTRNSQEVAIPPVVEKLMQALDRLEQLAIETPPIDQPARFGNVAFKSWFQKMQSESMQLVSDALPDTLKDAAKELCVYFVDCFGNPTRIDYGTGHELAFVMFLMCLFKTGAVERKDEVAVGLKLFQKYIILARKLQVTYRMEPAGSHGVWSLDDFQFVPFIWGSAQLAVNSPIEPAQFVEEKWITKYKKELMFVGCIDYIQQVKTGHFAEHSNQLWSISAVPQWSKICTGLIKMYQKEVLSKFPVIQHVYFGSILTLKTVKPGTMLPSPRLGMLPRQQQQRPAPPAVPPPPAFPGGDGM, from the exons ATGGCGGAAAGCG GTGCGGATGGAGAGCCGAAGCGGGAGTTTGTGGTGCCGGAAAAGCTGATCAAATCACCGATGGATATGGAGCTGTGGCAAATGTCGGAATGCTATTACGATCTGATCGGCTTCATCAGCAGCATGTCGGTAGCCTTGCAGGGTACGCGCAACAGTCAGGAGGTTGCGATTCCACCTGTCGTGGAGAAGCTAATGCAAGCGCTGGACCGGTTGGAGCAGCTGGCAATCGAAACGCCCCCGATCGATCAGCCGGCCCGGTTCGGTAATGTTGCGTTCAAAAGCTGGTTCCAAAAGATGCAATCGGAAAGCATGCAGCTTGTTAGCGATGCACTGCCGGACACGCTGAAGGATGCGGCCAAGGAGCTGTGCGTGTACTTTGTCGATTGTTTCGGGAATCCGACGCGCATTGATTACGGCACGGGGCATGAGCTGGCGTTCGTTATGTTTCTGATGTGTTTGTTCAAGACCGGGGCTGTTGAGCGGAAAGATGAGGTTGCTGTCGGGTTGAAG TTGTTCCAGAAGTACATCATCCTGGCAAGAAAGCTGCAGGTAACGTACCGAATGGAACCGGCCGGCAGCCACGGTGTGTGGAGTTTGGACGACTTTCAGTTTGTGCCGTTCATCTGGGGCAGTGCGCAGCTGGCCGTAAACAGTCCGATCGAACCGGCCCAGTTTGTGGAGGAGAAATGGATTACCAAGTACAAGAAGGAGCTGATGTTCGTCGGGTGCATCGATTACATACAGCAGGTGAAGACGGGCCACTTTGCCGAACACTCGAATCAGCTGTGGAGCATCAGTGCCGTACCGCAGTGGTCAAAGATCTGTACCGGGCTGATTAAGATGTACCAGAAGGAGGTGCTGTCGAAGTTTCCCGTCATTCAGCACGTTTACTTCGGGTCTATACTTACGCTGAAAACGGTCAAGCCGGGCACAATGTTGCCTAGTCCGCGGTTGGGAATGCTTccgcgacagcagcagcagcgtccgGCCCCGCCTGCAGTACCACCGCCACCCGCGTTTCCCGGTGGTGATGGAATGTGA
- the LOC1275501 gene encoding serine/threonine-protein phosphatase 2A activator isoform X1 has product MAESGADGEPKREFVVPEKLIKSPMDMELWQMSECYYDLIGFISSMSVALQGTRNSQEVAIPPVVEKLMQALDRLEQLAIETPPIDQPARFGNVAFKSWFQKMQSESMQLVSDALPDTLKDAAKELCVYFVDCFGNPTRIDYGTGHELAFVMFLMCLFKTGAVERKDEVAVGLKVRGCSFLKCRVKNAIPYIYTFCSQLFQKYIILARKLQVTYRMEPAGSHGVWSLDDFQFVPFIWGSAQLAVNSPIEPAQFVEEKWITKYKKELMFVGCIDYIQQVKTGHFAEHSNQLWSISAVPQWSKICTGLIKMYQKEVLSKFPVIQHVYFGSILTLKTVKPGTMLPSPRLGMLPRQQQQRPAPPAVPPPPAFPGGDGM; this is encoded by the exons ATGGCGGAAAGCG GTGCGGATGGAGAGCCGAAGCGGGAGTTTGTGGTGCCGGAAAAGCTGATCAAATCACCGATGGATATGGAGCTGTGGCAAATGTCGGAATGCTATTACGATCTGATCGGCTTCATCAGCAGCATGTCGGTAGCCTTGCAGGGTACGCGCAACAGTCAGGAGGTTGCGATTCCACCTGTCGTGGAGAAGCTAATGCAAGCGCTGGACCGGTTGGAGCAGCTGGCAATCGAAACGCCCCCGATCGATCAGCCGGCCCGGTTCGGTAATGTTGCGTTCAAAAGCTGGTTCCAAAAGATGCAATCGGAAAGCATGCAGCTTGTTAGCGATGCACTGCCGGACACGCTGAAGGATGCGGCCAAGGAGCTGTGCGTGTACTTTGTCGATTGTTTCGGGAATCCGACGCGCATTGATTACGGCACGGGGCATGAGCTGGCGTTCGTTATGTTTCTGATGTGTTTGTTCAAGACCGGGGCTGTTGAGCGGAAAGATGAGGTTGCTGTCGGGTTGAAGGTAAGGGGCTGTAGCTTCTTAAAATGTAGAGTAAAGAATGCTATACCATATATTTACACTTTTTGCTCGCAGTTGTTCCAGAAGTACATCATCCTGGCAAGAAAGCTGCAGGTAACGTACCGAATGGAACCGGCCGGCAGCCACGGTGTGTGGAGTTTGGACGACTTTCAGTTTGTGCCGTTCATCTGGGGCAGTGCGCAGCTGGCCGTAAACAGTCCGATCGAACCGGCCCAGTTTGTGGAGGAGAAATGGATTACCAAGTACAAGAAGGAGCTGATGTTCGTCGGGTGCATCGATTACATACAGCAGGTGAAGACGGGCCACTTTGCCGAACACTCGAATCAGCTGTGGAGCATCAGTGCCGTACCGCAGTGGTCAAAGATCTGTACCGGGCTGATTAAGATGTACCAGAAGGAGGTGCTGTCGAAGTTTCCCGTCATTCAGCACGTTTACTTCGGGTCTATACTTACGCTGAAAACGGTCAAGCCGGGCACAATGTTGCCTAGTCCGCGGTTGGGAATGCTTccgcgacagcagcagcagcgtccgGCCCCGCCTGCAGTACCACCGCCACCCGCGTTTCCCGGTGGTGATGGAATGTGA
- the LOC1275503 gene encoding probable NADH dehydrogenase [ubiquinone] 1 alpha subcomplex subunit 12, whose protein sequence is MARFVGLDKLGKLFNYIRDNGGIRASLYKLYRMDEMKAGRLVGEDKYGNKYYEDPSQFYGRNRWVEYAPHWNLEYDGSQIPAEWFGWMHYKTDLPPNRDGNRPHYAWMLDHSDNKSGTKFSYMPYSTTRPKVEGWDPKKSLPK, encoded by the exons ATGGCCCGTTTCGTAGGCTTGGATAAACTCGGCAAGCTGTTCAACTACATCCGCGACAATGGAGGAATCCGTGCCAGTTTGTACAAGCTGTACAG AATGGACGAGATGAAGGCAGGCCGTTTGGTGGGCGAGGACAAGTACGGCAACAAGTACTACGAAGATCCGTCCCAGTTCTATGGCCGCAATCGCTGGGTCGAGTATGCGCCGCACTGGAACCTGGAGTACGACGGTTCCCAAATCCCGGCCGAGTGGTTCGGATGGATGCACTACAAG ACTGATCTGCCGCCGAATCGTGATGGTAATCGTCCGCATTACGCGTGGATGTTGGATCATAGTGACAATAAGTCCGGAACCAAAT TTTCTTACATGCCGTACTCAACGACCCGCCCGAAGGTTGAAGGATGGGATCCGAAAAAGTCGCTCCCGAAGTGA
- the LOC1275504 gene encoding thioester-containing protein 1 allele S1-like: MCFRVAIYCLLLGTATKRVLADEGDYISIFTTRSWVENEDVSIILANMDNAPGTFEIENIGMEQGDVLVSTTVDPKHVQLYVIPSEWSATGEEAIQLDIVTSAGQPEEARLTAQIERTAQPKVLIQLNDVFHTPGDFLKYRILLTDGLNKPLGRTKRPFNLTIVLEHDTQQTVVSRDVQLYPGEIYSGEHLFVDDRDLGNWTVAVTIGEQTTSKQFQVILYSAPVHQITIDTGELITLQDTEIAITIDAIYSFGKPIHGTLQIKVYSDEDHVVERTVSIAGRKMVQIPMQKVVPKGSPSLETKTLHINATVTTTNGLSQRTYNQARAIPIYASPYKLVVERTVGFTPGQNATVFLKILRANGAPLNGLEDDTEMVSFTTDDSGEVFTANLEYRNMSASITLEPAYSPQLYVRILQPKQYRKRDAFKLAIVASYAMDGVLTIIRKHNGENVPHYIECNMQNYQELFVPTVRLQDVKRVYVFARFEGTLMQASASYKEPALSEKVHLSVDEGSIKVFSNEDASRVGIAVYEGSLDAAQLKNIYTRAMFNGTTYPKIEEIFPLSINDLIVSALSEQGKVDKQQNPKSINRLLLWEEGTISNRQAVFQFVPPPHINQMIVTAFVFSPTGGLGIAEPIQWQRQQDIEIYLHIPYSAKKLEPVTVDVYIVNNRNEKVDFVLVELLNYANEFHFLNNSGRIDATKKTVYGRLRPNEVQRTEFLIRPKKLGSITLKANAYTESNLFARAETILRTIPESVRRTDSIVRLFNVDNSSQQLDDIKLPIPRTVDPGTEKITFTLDRQQTEMASLTASMLLDKLVQTDPLTMAMRAALTLEVLALGGLQWNERKALAERQMNESITKIMAYKNVDGSFTIPDHHTPSSACWDTVIAVQALTFANDRLASASLAETILKTLQWIKSKQAPDGHFCTDDGEQSELERVEKTAHVLLLLLHMKNYIKRHVSAIDSARNYLLSSTSTLQSSYHLALVGHVLQLSLERPTGTEDRTMINRQASHILIGILQARQQSASGSKMWFNKPSSTPDLEATAYALMLMTSKKFLYDAGPIVNWMKEQPYRRVVNASITPNSHIALRALIDYAKRTTFLEKRYIAKVTAKDRTGVLARHELTHRDGGSQVWILPSSTRTVSFTIEGTISGALRIHYSYMESVTLQGKKFNIDVLRYGTSNEDYTDWRVCLRFLPKGFYEKTRMVTCEIAFPTGYIALDDSVDELNQLDGVVATVLRNDETQLSITFEEIGVQQTCFNVSGFRQNIETRQLPGTIKVFDVTDESNVAFKQLDTKT, from the exons ATGTGTTTCCGCGTAGCGATTTATTGCTTGCTTCTGGGCACTGCGACAAAACGAGTGCTGGCAGACGAAGG GGATTACATTTCCATCTTTACCACCCGTTCATGGGTAGAAAACGAAGATGTAAGCATCATCCTAGCCAACATGGACAACGCTCCGGGTACGTTCGAAATAGAGAACATTGGGATGGAGCAAGGTGATGTGCTAGTGTCCACTACCGTCGATCCAAAGCACGTCCAGCTGTACGTAATACCATCGGAATGGAGTGCCACCGGCGAGGAAGCGATTCAATTAGACATCGTTACCTCAGCCGGACAGCCGGAAGAAGCGCGCCTTACCGCACAAATCGAACGCACCGCGCAGCCGAAGGTTTTGATTCAGCTGAACGACGTTTTTCATACGCCGGGAGATTTTTTGAAATATCGTATCCTGCTAACGGATGGCCTCAACAAACCATTGGGTAGAACGAAGCGACCCTTCAATTTGACGATAGTATTGGAACACGATACACAACAAACGGTAGTGTCTCGCGATGTACAGCTCTACCCGGGTGAGATTTATAGTGGCGAGCATCTGTTTGTGGACGATCGTGATCTAGGCAACTGGACCGTGGCCGTTACGATCGGTGAGCAGACGACGAGCAAGCAGTTTCAGGTGATACTGTACTCTGCTCCAGTACACCAAATCACGATCGACACCGGGGAGTTGATCACGCTACAGGATACGGAGATTGCGATTACGATCGATGCTATTTACAGTTTCGGAAAACCAATTCATGGTACGTTACAGATTAAGGTTTATAGTGATGAGGATCATGTTGTGGAACGCACGGTTTCTATTGCTGGCCGTAAGATGGTACAAATTCCCATGCAAAAAGTAGTGCCTAAAGGGAGCCCTTCattggaaacaaaaacattgcacATCAATGCAACAGTAACCACAACCAATGGATTATCACAGCGAACGTATAATCAAGCTCGAGCCATTCCCATATACGCATCGCCGTACAAGCTGGTGGTGGAAAGAACGGTTGGTTTTACCCCAGGCCAGAACGCGACCGTGTTTCTAAAGATTCTGCGAGCAAACGGAGCACCATTGAATGGGCTTGAAGATGACACGGAAATGGTTTCCTTTACCACGGATGATTCCGGTGAAGTTTTCACAGCTAATCTAGAGTACCGAAACATGTCCGCCTCCATCACCCTGGAACCAGCGTACAGTCCACAGCTGTACGTGCGTATTCTACAACCTAAACAGTACCGCAAACGAGATGCTTTTAAGCTAGCGATCGTTGCGTCATATGCGATGGACGGTGTACTGACGATCATCCGGAAGCATAATGGTGAAAACGTTCCCCACTACATTGAGTGTAACATGCAGAATTATCAAGAGCTTTTCGTCCCGACCGTTCGACTTCAGGATGTgaagcgtgtgtatgtgtttgcacGGTTTGAGGGAACGTTGATGCAAGCTTCCGCCTCCTACAAGGAACCAGCGCTATCGGAGAAG GTGCATCTATCAGTGGATGAGGGAAGCATTAAAGTGTTCTCCAATGAGGACGCATCCCGCGTCGGTATAGCGGTTTATGAAGGATCGCTTGATGCAGCTCAGCTGAAGAACATCTACACTCGGGCTATGTTCAATGGAACGACCTATCCCAAG ATCGAAGAGATCTTTCCGCTTTCCATCAATGATTTGATAGTTTCCGCTTTATCGGAACAAGGAAAAGTTGATAAGCAACAAAATCCAAAGTCCATTAATCGTTTACTTCTGTGGGAGGAAGGCACTATAAG CAATCGTCAGGCAGTTTTTCAGTTTGTTCCTCCCCCTCATATAAATCAGATGATCGTAACTGCGTTTGTATTTAGTCCCACCGGAGGGCTCGGTATTGCGGAACCGATCCAATGGCAACGCCAGCAAGACATTGAGATCTACCTTCATATTCCGTACTCGGCAAAGAAGCTGGAACCAGTAACGGTGGATGTCTACATCGTTAATAATCGCAACGAAAAGGTGGACTTTGTGCTGGTGGAGTTGTTGAACTACGCCAACGAGTTCCATTTCCTCAACAACTCGGGTCGCATAGATG CTACCAAGAAAACCGTGTACGGGCGCCTTCGGCCAAACGAAGTTCAGCGCACCGAGTTCCTTATACGGCCCAAAAAGCTAGGCTCTATCACACTGAAAGCGAACGCCTATACCGAAAGCAATTTGTTCGCCCGGGCCGAAACCATACTCCGCACCATTCCCGAGAGCGTACGGCGGACGGATAGTATCGTGCGGCTGTTCAATGTGGACAATTCCAGCCAACAGCTGGACGACATCAAGCTACCGATTCCACGCACAGTCGACCCGGGGACGGAGAAGATAACCTTCACACTGGATCGTCAACAGACCGAAATGGCTTCCCTGACGGCAAGCATGCTGCTGGATAAGCTCGTCCAAACGGATCCGCTTACGATGGCGATGCGGGCAGCACTGACGCTGGAGGTACTCGCATTGGGAGGATTGCAGTGGAACGAACGCAAAGCGCTGGCAGAGAGGCAAATGAACGAATCGATCACCAAGATCATGGCCTACAAGAATGTCGATGGATCGTTCACGATACCTGATCATCATACGCCTTCGTCGGCTTGCTGGGACACGGTTATAGCTGTACAAGCTCTAACCTTCGCCAATGATCGTCTCGCCAGTGCATCTCTTGCagaaaccattttaaaaacgCTCCAGTGGATCAAGAGCAAACAAGCGCCTGATGGACATTTTTGCACGGATGATGGTGAACAGAGCGAGCTGGAACGAGTAGAAAAAACGGCACAcgtgctgttgttgctcttGCACATGAAAAATTACATTAAGCGCCACGTGTCAGCAATTGACAGTGCAAGAAATTATCTGCTCTCAAGCACCTCCACGCTACAAAGCTCGTACCATCTTGCGCTGGTGGGACACGTGCTTCAACTTTCCCTCGAACGTCCCACGGGAACGGAAGATCGCACCATGATCAACCGGCAAGCGTCTCACATTTTGATCggaattttgcaagcaagGCAACAAAGTGCTTCCGGTTCGAAGATGTGGTTTAACAAGCCCAGTTCTACGCCGGACCTAGAAGCGACGGCATACGCTCTGATGCTAATGACTTCCAAAAAGTTCCTATATGATGCCGGTCCGATTGTTAACTGGATGAAGGAGCAACCGTACCGACGGGTGGTGAATGCTTCCATTACACCCAATTCGCACATCGCTCTGCGGGCACTGATCGATTATGCCAAGCGTACAACCTTCCTCGAAAAGCGTTACATTGCGAAGGTGACGGCGAAGGACAGGACCGGTGTGTTAGCACGTCACGAACTGACACACCGTGATGGTGGAAGCCAGGTTTGGATTCTACCTTCAAGCACACGCACGGTAAGCTTCACTATTGAAGGGACGATTTCGGGAGCGTTACGCATACACTACAGCTACATGGAGAGTGTTACGCTGCAAGGGAAAAAGTTTAACATTGACGTGCTGCGATATGGCACCTCAAACGAGGACTATACCGATTGGCGCGTGTGTCTCCGCTTCCTGCCGAAAGGGTTCTACGAGAAGACGCGTATGGTAACGTGCGAGATCGCATTCCCGACCGGGTACATTGCGCTGGACGACAGTGTGGATGAGCTGAATCAGCTCGATGGTGTGGTT GCCACCGTTTTAAGAAATGACGAAACGCAactctcgataacctttgaaGAGATTGGCGTCCAGCAGACATGCTTCAACGTGAGCGGTTTCAGACAGAATATCGAAACTCGGCAACTGCCCGGCACGATCAAGGTGTTTGATGTAACCGATGAGT CCAACGTTGCCTTCAAGCAATTGGACACAAAGACCTGA